Proteins encoded by one window of Astatotilapia calliptera chromosome 13, fAstCal1.2, whole genome shotgun sequence:
- the ggps1 gene encoding geranylgeranyl pyrophosphate synthase isoform X2 — protein MARRLLLTESCWNHINTCYNCQVIIEVTEMLHNASLLIDDIEDSSKLRRGFPVAHSIYGVPSVINSANYVYFLGLEKVLILEHPEAVRVFTRQLLELHRGQGLDIHWRDTYTCPTEQEYRKMVLQKTGGLFGLAVGLMQLFSDWKQDLKPLLDTLGLFFQIRDDYANLSSREYSENKSFCEDLTEGKFSFPTIHAIWSRPESTQVQNILRQRTENMDIKRYCVDYLEKVGSFAYTRQTLRELEIEAYRLIREFGGNPQLESLVKHLSQMHHEAEATAESSCEPPSSQNH, from the exons ATGGCACGGAGGCTGCTGCTGACCGAATCTTGCTGGAACCATATAAATACTTGTTACAACTGCCAG GTGATCATTGAGGTGACTGAGATGCTACACAATGCCAGCCTGCTGATAGATGACATTGAGGATAGCTCCAAGCTGCGTCGAGGCTTCCCTGTGGCACACAGCATCTATGGCGTTCCTTCTGTTATCAACTCGGCCAACTACGTGTACTTCCTGGGGTTGGAGAAGGTGCTGATCCTGGAGCACCCTGAGGCGGTGCGAGTGTTTACCCGTCAGCTTCTTGAGTTGCATCGCGGTCAGGGCCTCGACATCCACTGGAGAGACACCTACACCTGTCCCACCGAGCAGGAGTACCGCAAAATGGTGCTGCAGAAGACAGGAGGGCTGTTCGGCCTCGCTGTAGGCCTGATGCAGCTCTTCTCAGACTGGAAGCAGGACCTGAAACCCCTCTTGGACACATTGGGCCTTTTTTTCCAGATCCGTGACGATTACGCCAACTTGAGTTCCCGCGAGTACAGCGAGAACAAGAGTTTCTGCGAGGACCTGACCGAGGGCAAGTTCTCCTTCCCCACCATTCATGCCATATGGTCACGTCCGGAGAGCACTCAGGTGCAGAACATCCTGAGGCAGCGCACGGAGAACATGGACATCAAACGATACTGCGTGGACTACCTGGAAAAGGTGGGCTCATTTGCTTACACCCGCCAGACTCTGCGGGAACTGGAGATTGAGGCCTACCGGCTCATTAGGGAGTTTGGGGGAAACCCTCAGCTGGAAAGCCTGGTCAAACATCTTAGCCAGATGCATCACGAGGCCGAGGCCACAGCAGAGTCTAGCTGTGAGCCGCCCTCCAGCCAAAACCACTGA
- the ggps1 gene encoding geranylgeranyl pyrophosphate synthase isoform X1, protein MDHGTEAAADRILLEPYKYLLQLPGKQVRTKLAQAFNHWLNVPEDKLQVIIEVTEMLHNASLLIDDIEDSSKLRRGFPVAHSIYGVPSVINSANYVYFLGLEKVLILEHPEAVRVFTRQLLELHRGQGLDIHWRDTYTCPTEQEYRKMVLQKTGGLFGLAVGLMQLFSDWKQDLKPLLDTLGLFFQIRDDYANLSSREYSENKSFCEDLTEGKFSFPTIHAIWSRPESTQVQNILRQRTENMDIKRYCVDYLEKVGSFAYTRQTLRELEIEAYRLIREFGGNPQLESLVKHLSQMHHEAEATAESSCEPPSSQNH, encoded by the exons ATGGACCATGGCACGGAGGCTGCTGCTGACCGAATCTTGCTGGAACCATATAAATACTTGTTACAACTGCCAG GAAAACAAGTGAGAACAAAACTCGCCCAAGCATTTAACCACTGGCTCAATGTTCCCGAGGACAAACTGCAG GTGATCATTGAGGTGACTGAGATGCTACACAATGCCAGCCTGCTGATAGATGACATTGAGGATAGCTCCAAGCTGCGTCGAGGCTTCCCTGTGGCACACAGCATCTATGGCGTTCCTTCTGTTATCAACTCGGCCAACTACGTGTACTTCCTGGGGTTGGAGAAGGTGCTGATCCTGGAGCACCCTGAGGCGGTGCGAGTGTTTACCCGTCAGCTTCTTGAGTTGCATCGCGGTCAGGGCCTCGACATCCACTGGAGAGACACCTACACCTGTCCCACCGAGCAGGAGTACCGCAAAATGGTGCTGCAGAAGACAGGAGGGCTGTTCGGCCTCGCTGTAGGCCTGATGCAGCTCTTCTCAGACTGGAAGCAGGACCTGAAACCCCTCTTGGACACATTGGGCCTTTTTTTCCAGATCCGTGACGATTACGCCAACTTGAGTTCCCGCGAGTACAGCGAGAACAAGAGTTTCTGCGAGGACCTGACCGAGGGCAAGTTCTCCTTCCCCACCATTCATGCCATATGGTCACGTCCGGAGAGCACTCAGGTGCAGAACATCCTGAGGCAGCGCACGGAGAACATGGACATCAAACGATACTGCGTGGACTACCTGGAAAAGGTGGGCTCATTTGCTTACACCCGCCAGACTCTGCGGGAACTGGAGATTGAGGCCTACCGGCTCATTAGGGAGTTTGGGGGAAACCCTCAGCTGGAAAGCCTGGTCAAACATCTTAGCCAGATGCATCACGAGGCCGAGGCCACAGCAGAGTCTAGCTGTGAGCCGCCCTCCAGCCAAAACCACTGA